Genomic window (Apis cerana isolate GH-2021 linkage group LG1, AcerK_1.0, whole genome shotgun sequence):
aatataaaatataatattccatgtgaaaatattaatgaattctaAGTGAAAACAGtattgcaataataatgaaagaacGTGAAAAATTCCATGTAATGCTACATCCTATTCTGTGTTAAATTTTTCCGCAATACATTCTAcatttatatcgttttttgaatatctatttattattctaaaagatTTTACGAAATCGCTTGTATACCCGCTCGTTTCATTAATAAACTCTCCATATGGTTAAATTCCCTTGAAACGAAAGATGAGAATAAGTACTCTTTTTTACCAATAATGTATAGAGCAACAATCTATGTGATTCAAAGATAATCGTTATCATACATGCATCGttgataaatacataataatacacAGTGCATATCtaactctttctctcgtttcgctTTTTCTAACGATCAATCATATCGTTTCTTACATTAATTGTTCGACTTCAAATGTTTTCCAAACTTGAAAAGAGCCATACTTCTATTCTTCTTGTACCTCTTTGTATCTTACACAAAGAAAAAACATCATGAAACGATCCTTTTGATCTCGATGATTCTGTGAAACATCAATATCAGTTCCAAATATCCGTTCAGCCCCATTGGCTGCAATACTTAATTAACCATCGGTGATCCAGTTCCCATCTTGTTCTTCCAATCATTTCAATCGCTCTTGAAATTCACATTACGTGCCGATCCGCACGGCACGTGATTATTTCTGcccaagaaattttttaatctgctGGATAGAAGCGTAAAATTGCGCGTCCTTGAATTTCAGAATGACACAACTTGCGGACTACGTCGAGTACTTCCTCGGCTGGATATACGGTATGAGGTGGTGGCTCGATTTCACCGGAAGCCACCAATTCGACCAATTGGCGAAGTTGCTCCAGAGTACCGGGTTCTACAGGTCTGATATTTTGCTGCCATTCTTCGGCCCGTCTGCTGAATTTAGGCAAAAGTCGATCGGCCACTTCCTTGATTACGAATACCACGCCTCCTTTACTTAAACATTGCATACTGCGGTGAAGGCTGCGTGATGTCGTGCCGAAATCGATCACAACGTCCACATGACCTTGACAAGCATCCATCGTGCGTTCGATCAGCTGTTTCTCGTATAAATCTTCGCTCCATTGTACCACGTTTACTCtgtatcgaaaaagaaatctgTTTGTGAATAGATCTAAATGGACTTCGGTATGTGGACCGAGTATTGATCTatctactttaatttttaaaatagaactaTCTTGTTATTTCATCAAAGAATCGACCAGGATTTGAACTAAAATCATTGcagatatctatatataatcttcGTAAACACGGTATTGAAaaacatatacgtatataaacataaatgattatattatatatgaatatcaaTACTTAAATTATGCGTGatatatacaaatgaaataattgcagCAAATAATATAgtgcaaaaaattgaaatataaatacatgtgagaaaataataattaattacaatttttttatcgattagataatattgcaaaattactcaattataaatataaacaaattgtaTCGCCTAAACAACGTATACGGAAAAGATTCGAGATAAttcaagattaataataattaaaaaagagataaatggAATTCTGCAAAGTAtcctaataatttatctaagtTGTTTTATGATTTGGATCTTTATAGGCAATTTGTTTGTCTAAAAAAAGCCTCGATAATAGAGACCGATCAAACGTTGTTAGCTTCTCGGTTCAAAGATCAACGACAAACATTGTTGGATCTAATAAGCACCATACTATTTACATCTACCATCTACATACGAATAACCtacgtatatatatcgagcgaaacaaaaataactcACCGTTGAAACTCTTGAGCCATAGTTAATCCGTCGTCTTTCAACGAGGCGATAGTAATGGTAACCCTATCCTTCATATTGCTGAAATGATAAGCAGCAATTCTGAGCGCCCAAAGAGCCAGACCACCGGTACCAACGATCAGAATCTTGCAAACGCTGTTCACACCCCTTTGTTTCAGCAATGCTTGAATGTGTTCGTGGGTGGCGAAAACAGTGTTCATGGCTAGGAGAGCACCAGCAGGAAGCATCGCAGCGACGCTCAGGCTCACATTATCGGGTATTTTTATGAGATATTTGAGATCGTATACGACCAGATATTCAACGTATCCGTTTGGTATGCCCTCATACGGGTAAAGGATCACTCGATCTCCAACTGTGTATTCGCAATCCTCGGGCACGTTCGCCCCAAGGGACTCGATCACTCCTGCAACTTCGTATCCGGGAAACAGAGCCGCATCACGAACTCCATGGTGTGGCATGGATACCGGAAAATCACCCTCCATCGAGACATCTGTGGCCAAACTGCTAGCACTAGAAACGGAGGTGAGGCTAGACAGACTGGGCGAGCGACGAGGATGATAACAAGCACCTGCACACATCACCCGTATCCGGGCTCCATGTGCCGGAACATCGGGAACAGGAACGTCGAAGCTGAACACCCATTCACGACCTGTTACGTTCGGGCTATCGATGGATACCTGCTTGCACAACttgttcattttcttttccctgGAATAGAGcaaagaaattgtatttaaataggaTGAAATAGGTAATGTTtcagatacatatatatatttatgatatgatgGATTTTGAATCATtcaacttataattataaattagattttcattgctgataatactattttatgtTTCTCTTTTGAGTATTATTttctagataaaaaaaaatgttttagtatgacatagttaaaaaaaagaataaatttggttatttttagattcaaaaatataaaaataaatgtaatgataaaaggaaataattaatctatcaataatcaaaatctttaaaaaaaagataaaagatatacgcaaaaaat
Coding sequences:
- the LOC108002132 gene encoding uncharacterized protein LOC108002132 isoform X2 produces the protein MNKLCKQVSIDSPNVTGREWVFSFDVPVPDVPAHGARIRVMCAGACYHPRRSPSLSSLTSVSSASSLATDVSMEGDFPVSMPHHGVRDAALFPGYEVAGVIESLGANVPEDCEYTVGDRVILYPYEGIPNGYVEYLVVYDLKYLIKIPDNVSLSVAAMLPAGALLAMNTVFATHEHIQALLKQRGVNSVCKILIVGTGGLALWALRIAAYHFSNMKDRVTITIASLKDDGLTMAQEFQRVNVVQWSEDLYEKQLIERTMDACQGHVDVVIDFGTTSRSLHRSMQCLSKGGVVFVIKEVADRLLPKFSRRAEEWQQNIRPVEPGTLEQLRQLVELVASGEIEPPPHTVYPAEEVLDVVRKLCHSEIQGRAILRFYPAD
- the LOC108002132 gene encoding uncharacterized protein LOC108002132 isoform X1; its protein translation is MPIELESVTPITHKPCSPCNGEKKMNKLCKQVSIDSPNVTGREWVFSFDVPVPDVPAHGARIRVMCAGACYHPRRSPSLSSLTSVSSASSLATDVSMEGDFPVSMPHHGVRDAALFPGYEVAGVIESLGANVPEDCEYTVGDRVILYPYEGIPNGYVEYLVVYDLKYLIKIPDNVSLSVAAMLPAGALLAMNTVFATHEHIQALLKQRGVNSVCKILIVGTGGLALWALRIAAYHFSNMKDRVTITIASLKDDGLTMAQEFQRVNVVQWSEDLYEKQLIERTMDACQGHVDVVIDFGTTSRSLHRSMQCLSKGGVVFVIKEVADRLLPKFSRRAEEWQQNIRPVEPGTLEQLRQLVELVASGEIEPPPHTVYPAEEVLDVVRKLCHSEIQGRAILRFYPAD